A DNA window from Thermoanaerobaculia bacterium contains the following coding sequences:
- a CDS encoding ABC transporter permease, which translates to MHDIVSDLRYAWRGLRRSPGFTAVAVATLALGIGVNTAVLGVVNGVLLRPFPFPRADRLVFVREDMPEKEMFGMTATPPNFLDWRAQNRSFSDMAAYARSSDPLTGSGEPEEASYASTTGTFFSVLGVRPELGRFYGTAECAAGKDHVAVLSHSLWLRRFGGRPDAVGATIRLGGEPYEVIGVAPESLAFPLGSDDLWAPLDFGPDVERQRGAHYISVIGRLKDGVSLAAAETEVKGIAARLAAAYPDKNKGHTVSLRTAKEQIVGKVKPALLVLTGAVALVLLIACANVANLLLARGARREREIAVRRALGAGRARIVRQMLTESMLLAAAGTTGGIALAAAADRLIVRYGPSDFPRLSEIGVDVRVLAMTAGIAAATAILFGLVPALRATGSSLPVSLRETAGGGTPARRRLRDLLVAGEMALALLLLAGAGLLVKSFGRLVRVDPGFRADHVLTFDLTLDAKYADPASRSAFYRRLLADFDALPGVRAAGGVFCAPLSSSSFSSSFTVAGAPVPKSDEPSMNLRVVSPDYFATMRSPLVAGRVFTDADRQGAERVLLLTRSAARRFFPKGNAIGQYLVMGARPIKGDVEGTVVGIVGDTHDRSLSEDPEPAAYFPLDQVGVSSLTIVVRTAQRPESVGRAVREIVHRRDPDLPVTGMTSMEDVVSRSVAAPRFYAFLLSIFSAAALALAAIGIYGVLSYAVAARTREIGVRIAIGAQRKDVVGMVLGDATRLAAIGLGAGIVGALFLTRLLSGILFDVRPFDPATYGAVSAILFAAALLAALVPSRRASRIDPMAALRQE; encoded by the coding sequence ATGCACGATATCGTCTCCGATCTCCGGTACGCCTGGCGCGGCCTCCGCCGCAGCCCGGGGTTCACCGCCGTCGCCGTCGCGACGCTCGCCCTCGGGATCGGCGTGAACACCGCCGTTCTCGGCGTCGTCAACGGCGTCCTCCTCCGGCCGTTTCCCTTCCCGCGCGCGGATCGCCTCGTGTTCGTCCGCGAGGACATGCCCGAGAAGGAGATGTTCGGGATGACGGCGACGCCGCCGAATTTTCTCGACTGGCGCGCCCAGAACCGGTCGTTCTCCGACATGGCGGCGTACGCGCGGAGCTCGGATCCCCTGACCGGGTCGGGCGAGCCGGAGGAAGCGTCCTACGCGTCCACGACCGGCACGTTCTTCTCCGTGCTCGGGGTGCGCCCCGAGCTCGGCCGCTTCTACGGGACGGCGGAGTGCGCGGCAGGGAAGGACCACGTCGCGGTTCTCAGCCATTCGCTCTGGCTCCGCCGGTTCGGCGGACGCCCGGACGCCGTGGGGGCGACGATCCGCCTCGGCGGAGAGCCGTACGAAGTGATCGGCGTGGCTCCCGAGAGTCTGGCCTTCCCCCTCGGGTCCGACGACCTCTGGGCCCCCCTCGACTTCGGCCCGGACGTGGAGAGGCAGAGGGGCGCCCACTACATCTCCGTCATCGGCCGCCTGAAGGACGGGGTTTCCCTCGCGGCCGCCGAAACCGAGGTGAAAGGGATCGCGGCGCGCCTCGCCGCCGCCTACCCCGACAAGAACAAGGGGCACACCGTTTCCCTCCGGACAGCGAAGGAACAGATCGTCGGAAAAGTGAAGCCGGCCCTTCTCGTCCTCACCGGAGCCGTCGCGCTCGTCCTCCTGATCGCATGCGCGAACGTCGCGAACCTGCTGCTCGCCCGCGGCGCACGGCGGGAACGCGAGATCGCGGTCCGCCGGGCCCTCGGCGCGGGACGCGCCCGCATTGTCCGGCAGATGCTCACGGAGTCGATGCTGCTCGCCGCCGCCGGGACGACCGGCGGAATCGCCCTCGCGGCGGCGGCCGACCGCCTGATCGTCCGCTACGGGCCGTCCGATTTCCCGCGATTGTCCGAAATCGGCGTCGACGTTCGCGTGCTCGCGATGACGGCGGGGATCGCGGCGGCGACGGCGATCCTCTTCGGGCTCGTCCCCGCGCTGCGCGCGACCGGCTCGAGTCTCCCCGTCTCGCTGCGCGAGACCGCGGGCGGAGGCACCCCGGCCAGGCGCCGCCTGCGCGACCTGCTCGTCGCGGGCGAAATGGCGCTCGCGCTCCTCCTGCTCGCCGGGGCCGGGCTTCTCGTCAAGAGCTTCGGCCGGCTGGTACGCGTGGATCCGGGTTTCCGCGCGGATCACGTCCTGACGTTCGATCTCACCCTCGATGCGAAATACGCCGACCCGGCTTCGCGCTCGGCGTTCTATCGGCGGCTCCTCGCCGACTTCGACGCGCTGCCCGGAGTCCGGGCGGCAGGGGGGGTGTTCTGCGCCCCGCTCTCCTCCTCGTCCTTCAGCAGCTCGTTCACCGTTGCCGGCGCGCCGGTCCCGAAGTCGGACGAGCCATCCATGAACCTCCGCGTCGTCTCCCCCGACTACTTCGCGACCATGCGGAGCCCGCTCGTCGCGGGGCGCGTCTTCACGGACGCGGATCGGCAAGGAGCCGAGCGGGTGCTGCTGCTCACGCGCTCTGCGGCGCGCCGGTTCTTCCCGAAAGGGAACGCGATCGGACAGTACCTGGTCATGGGAGCGCGCCCGATCAAGGGAGACGTCGAGGGAACCGTGGTCGGCATCGTGGGCGACACGCACGACCGCTCGCTCTCGGAGGACCCGGAGCCCGCGGCCTACTTCCCCCTGGACCAGGTCGGCGTCTCGAGCCTGACCATCGTCGTCCGGACGGCGCAGCGGCCGGAATCGGTCGGACGCGCGGTCCGGGAGATCGTCCACCGCCGGGACCCCGACCTTCCGGTGACCGGCATGACGTCGATGGAAGACGTCGTTTCGCGCTCCGTCGCGGCGCCGCGGTTCTACGCGTTCCTCCTCTCGATCTTCTCGGCGGCCGCACTGGCGCTCGCCGCGATCGGGATCTACGGAGTGCTCTCGTACGCCGTCGCCGCCCGCACACGCGAGATCGGCGTGCGGATCGCGATCGGCGCGCAGCGCAAGGACGTCGTCGGCATGGTTCTGGGAGACGCCACGCGGCTCGCCGCGATCGGTCTCGGCGCGGGGATCGTCGGGGCGCTGTTCCTGACCCGGCTGCTCTCCGGGATCCTCTTCGACGTGCGGCCGTTCGATCCCGCGACGTACGGGGCGGTATCCGCCATTCTCTTCGCGGCGGCGCTCCTCGCCGCGCTCGTGCCCTCCCGGCGGGCATCCCGGATCGATCCGATGGCCGCGCTGCGGCAGGAGTGA